TCGAGAAGCAGGTGTTTCGATTGCCACTGTTTCAAAAGTGATCAATCACACCGGAAGTATTAGTGAGCAGACAAGAAAAAAAGTGCTGGCGGCAATGGATAAACTTAATTATCATCGCGATATAGCGGCAGCTTCTTTAAGAGGAAAGCGGACAAACGCCATTGGGCTGCTTGTTCCGGATATCTCCAATCCTTTTTATGCGGACATTGCTAGAAGTATTGAAGACCGGAGCCGTGAGCTAGGATTTAGTGTGATGATGTGCAACACAGATAATGATACAGAAAAGGAAAAAAACTATTTATCACTTCTAACCAGCCAGAGAATCGATGGCCTGGTGGTCGCTTCCGCTTTCCGAAGTACGAACTTGCTTGAAGAGATGATGGAAAAACAAGGAGTGCCGATTGTGTTAATCGCTTCTGAAATTCCGAAGCTGTCCATTAATACGGTAACGGTTGATGACTATAAAGGGGGGTACTTGGCTTCTTCCCATTTGTTGTCTTTAGGCCATAAAAGAATCGCTATTATCGCTGAAAATGTTCGAAGCAATGAGCCGAGGCTGGCCGCCTTTAAAGATGCGATGCAGGAAGCCGGGCTGCCGGTGCCGGATGATTACATAGTAAAAACCGAAGCCCTGATCGAAAAAGGATACGAAAGTGCTAAACAGCTCCTTTCATTGAAGGAAAGGCCTACGGCTATTTTTGCCTGCAATGACTTGCTGGCCGCTGGGGTGATACAAGCTGCTAAAGAAATAGATTTGAGTATCCCGCATGGTTTATCAGTTGTCGGATTTGATAATACGGTATTGTCCACTACAACCTCTCCCATGCTGACAACCGTTTCCCAGCCGATAAAAGAGATGGGAGCAAAAGCAGTGGAGTTATTGATGCAGGAAATGGAGGCTTCCCGGCCTTATAAAGAACGGCTGCTTCTTTCTCCTGAATTAATAATTAGGCAATCCACAGCTTCTCTGCATTGAAAGAGGTTGTGTGATCAGATCGATAAGATAAGAGCTATCTTTGGAAGTAATACCACTTTCAGAAATAGCTTTTTTTTGTGATAAGATGGATTGAAAAAGGTGGTGTATGGATTGTTAACGCTGGATGAGACCATTCAAGAAGCGCTTAATAGGTTAACGGAAAAAAAGTTGGAATCGGTTGAAATTGTCGATGAGAATCAAACGGTCATCGGCATGATTACTATAGAAGAAATACGGGTGGCGATTCGAAATGGGCATGTGCTGATGACATTGAGAGAATTTTTTCAGCAGCCCTTTTTGCATCAATTTCTCCAGGAACAGGAGCCGGGCGGATTTCATCAACTGCTTATGAGCAAAATGTTTTCGGACATGATCAACTCGTTGTATGACGGTGTATACATAACAGATGGGAATGGCTTTACAGTAAAAGTAAATACGGCATACGAACGGATTACAGGGATTTCGTCAGAGAAAGTAATTGGTTTTCATATGAAGGACGTAGAAAAGGCCGGCTATATTTCGAAATCGGTTTCCATTCAGGTCATTCAAGAGAAAAAAACGCTAACGCAAATGCAAGAGTTGGCGAACGGGCGCAAAGTCATTGTCTCGGCAAATCCCGTATTCGGCCAGGGGCAAACCATTTTATATGTGGTTAGCAGTGTGCGCGATATTACTGAATTGATTCGGTTAAAAAATGAAGTAGACGAATTAAAAGATAATCGATTGGAAACAGTGGACGTAGAAACGGATCATGTGCCATTTTTGGCAGAAGAAGCGGAATCGTTTTTCACACTCGCACGAAAAGTAGCCCGCAAAAATGTAACGGTCTGTTTGACAGGTGAAAGCGGCGTAGGGAAAACAATGACGGCTTCCTACATTCATCATCATTCGACCCGGAAAAATCAGCCGTTTATTGAAGTGAATTGCGGCGCACTGCCGGCCAATTTAATTGAAGCGGAATTGTTCGGCTATGTAGGTGGCGCTTTTACAGGGGCACTTTCCAAAGGGAAAAAAGGGCTTGTGGAAATGGCTCATCGCGGAACGCTATTTTTGGATGAAATCGGAGATATGCCCCTTGAGCTGCAGGTGAAGCTGTTAAAAGTGCTTGATGACTTCACATTTACACCGGTTGGGGCAACGGAGGCTAAACAAGTAGATACTCGGGTAATCGCAGCAACCAATCGAAAATTAGAAGAACTCGTGAAAAAGGGACAATTCCGCGAGGACTTGTTTTACCGGCTGACCGTAGTGCCGATGCACATTCCGCCGCTTCGTGAGCGCACAAAAGAAATCCCTAAATTAATTAAACATTACTTGGAGCAATTTAATACAGCACATGAAACAGCTATAGAGTTTTCAGATGAAGCTCTTCGCTGCCTGAGTTCATACGAATGGCCGGGTAATATTCGCGAGCTTAAAAACGTGATTGAATATATAATCGTCACATCATCTTCTTCTAACATAAAAGTGGAACAGCTGCCGGCTAAAGTTCGTCGCGCTCCATCGTTTGTAAGTTCGTTTCAAGGAGATGAAATTATTCCATTGAAGGAAGCAACCGATATAGTAGAGAAACAATTGATCAAAAGAGCAATGCAGCTTCATAAAACAACTCGAAAAGCAGCGAAAGCACTTGGAGTAAGTCAGTCTACGATTGTAGCAAAAATGAAAACCTGGTCTGATTATAATTCTGATCAACATTGAGTGATTTTTCGATCGAAAGAGCATTCAACGCCTTCTTTTTCAGCTTTTTCTTATTGGCATAGTTCTTGCAATAAGAAAAGAGAATAGAAAAAGGAGGATTTTTTATGACGATTTCAACATTTAAGATTGCCAATAAATTAATTACCGGTGACGGTGCAACGAGTGAGTTGCGAAATGAAACGGCGCGGTTAGGGATAACTAAACCACTAATTGTGACAGACCACATTATTCAGCAAACCGGAATGCTTGATCAAATTCAGAAAAATTTGGAAGGGCTTACAGTTGGGGTGTTTTTAGGTGTAAAGCCAGAGCCGGAATTTTATGTGGTGGAAGAATGCCGGCAAATGTTTCATGAAGGGGACCATGACGGGCTGATTGCCATCGGGGGCGGCAGTGCGATCGATACAGCGAAAGCGGTATCTGCTTATGCAAAGTATGAAGGTGCGCTTACCGATTTAGTAGGCACAGATCGTGTGGAAGAAAAAGGATATCCGCTCATTGTAATCCCAACAACTGCAGGTACAGGATCGGAAGTCACTAATATTTCTATTTTATCGGATAAAAAAGAGCAAGTGAAGAAAGGGGTTGTAAGTGACTACCTGTTGCCGGATGTTGCGATTGTTTCTCCGGAAATGACGTTAACGATGCCAGCCGGGGTGACAGCAGCAAGCGGAATTGATGCGCTCGTTCATGCAATTGAAGCCTATATTTCTGTTCATGCGTCTCCCATTACCGACGCTTTAGCAATAGGGGCAATGAAAATGATTGCAGTCAATTTGCCCAAAGCGTATGCGAATCCGAATAACGTAGAGGCGCGCGAACAAATGGCCACAGCCAGCTTAATGGCAGGCATGGCGTTTGGGAATGCCGGTGTCGGAGCGGTCCATGCGCTGGCGTATCCGCTCGGAGGCCGTTTTAATATTCCTCACGGTGTGAGCAATGCTCTTCTCTTGCCATATGTCATGGAGTGGAATAAAATCGCATGCCTTGAGCGTTTCAGAGATGTAGCAGCGGCGCTTGGCGAAAAGGTCGATGATGCAACGGATAATGAAGCAGCTGAAAAAGCGATTAAGGCGATGAGCCGACTTTGTAAAGCGGTTCGGATTCCAGATGGTTTAAAAGAGCTTGGTATTAAAGAAAGTGATTTAGACGGGATGGCAGAGGATGCAAGTAAAATTGACCGTCTGCTGAAAAATAATCCTCGACTTTTACATAAAGCCGATATTTTAGAGATTTATCAAGCTGCCTACAAAGGAGGAGAGAGCCATGCTTTGGAAAAATAGAAAGAATGGAGAGGAATCTCCATTTATTCCAATGGGGCCGTTTAAACTACGGCTTCCCTTTATTCATTACCGCTTTGAATGGCCGGATTATGTCCAGGGCCTGCTGCTGTGTGCAGTTGACCTGGCGGCGATTCCTTTATTGATGGAACTGCTTGGTATGCCATTTGAAGCGGCTCTTGCTGTCGTTATGTTAAATGGACTGATGTATTTAACGCATCATTTATTGGGCGACCCGGTTGTGCCAGGCTGGATTACACCGGCGGTTCCGCTCATAATGGCGTATGTGTCCCAGTTTCCTGAAGGAGAAGAGAGAGTGTATGCACTCATCGCTTTCCAGCTGACACTCGGAATCTTTTCGATTTTTCTTGGGGTTACTGGCCTCGCGGGAAAAGTGGTCAGCCTTGTACCGAGTGCCATTAAAGCTGGTATTATAATGGGAGCGGGAATTGGTGCGGTTACCTCGATTTTCGAGGTTGGCGGCCAGTTTGAAACATTCCCATGGACCATTTCTATTGCAATTGGAATTGCCTTTTATTTAATTTTTTCAAAGCATTTTCAGGTGTTCAAACAGAGAAACGCCTTTTGGACCTTGATTGCGAAATTAGGTATTTTTCCGATCATTATTTTAGCGGTTGTGATTGCTCCCTTATTTGGAGAAGCACCATGGCCAAATATTGAGTGGGGCATTACAAGTCCGGATTTCGCCACACTTTGGAACGAATATACGGTGTTCGGCCTTGGCATGCCGCCGCTCGCTTTGTTTATTAGCGGATTGCCGACAGTACTAGGAACGTATATTGTTTTGTTTGGCGATATTTTGAAAAAAGAAGCGATTTTAGATGATGCAAAGGATATTCGCAGTGACGAAGAAATCGATAACAATCCAAATCGTGCGCATTTAATCTTTGGGGGAAGAAACGCCATTATGAGTATTATCGGTCCGGATGTGACAATGGCCGGTCCGATGTGGGCAGCGATGCAGGTAGTTGTAGTAGAACGTTATAAAGAAGGCAAGAAAGTCATGAATTCATTTTTCGGCGGAGCCGGTTCATTCCGCTGGGGAACCAATACAGGTCTGCTGCTGATGCCGATTGTGAGTCTTGTAGAACCGATTTTGGGCATCGCGCTTGCTCTGACGCTTTTAATTCAAGGGTATGTAAGTGTTCGAGTAGGTGTTTTAGAAGCAAGAAGCCAGCGGGATCTTGGCATCGCGGGCATTGTGGCAGCTCTGTTGGTCATTAAAGGGGCTTCATGGGCATTCGCGGTCGGGATTATTTTATGCATTCTTATTTACGGAAAAAATTTCTTTACCGGAGAAAATGACGGTACATTTACAAAAGATGTGGAGGAGAAGGCTGGATGAAAACATGGCGTATGTATATAAATGGAGAGTGGCTGGATACAGAGGAGAAAATCGAAGTTGTCAACCCGGCAACGCTTGAAGTTGTTGCGACTGTTCCGAAGGCGGGGGCCAAGGAAGCGAAAGCAGCTGTTGATGCAGCGAGTGAGGCACTTCCGGCATGGAAAGCGAAAACAGCAGCGGAGCGCGGCGCCCTGTTAATGAACTGGTTTCGCTTAATTGATGAACAAAAAGAAGAAATTGGCCGGATTATGACAACAGAACAGGGAAAGCCGCTGGCAGAAGCCATTGGGGAAGTTGGATATGCAAACAGCTTTATTTCCTGGTACGCAGAAGAAGGGAAGCGGATTTACGGTGAAACCATTCCCGCTTCTGCACCGAACAAGCGGATTTTCGTATCAAAGCAGCCAGTGGGCGTTGTAGCGGCCATTACACCATGGAATTTTCCAGCAGCAATGATGACACGTAAAGCGGCTCCTGCTTTGGCAGCGGGGTGCACAATTGTGGTGAAACCAGCCGAACTTACACCGCTCACGGCATATAAAATTGCAGAATTGGCAGAAGAAGCCGGTATTCCAAAAGGTGTTATTAACGTGATTACCGGTGATGCGGCAGCGATTGGAGAAACGTGGATGGCTGACAGCCGCGTCCGTAAAATTTCCTTTACCGGCTCTACAAAGGTAGGAAAGCTGCTAATGAAACAAGCGGCGGATACGATGAAAAAAGTATCCCTGGAGCTTGGTGGACATGCGCCATTTATCGTAACGGAAAATGCCGATCTCGATAAAGCTGTTGCAGGCATGATAGCTTCGAAATACCGCAATGCAGGACAAACATGTGTCTGTGCCAATCGTGTATTTGTTCATGAATCGGTTGAGGAGGAATTTGTAGGTCTTCTGAAAAAAGCAGTCAGTGAGTTAAAAGTGGGCAATGGCCTGAGCGATGGTGTTCAGATTGGGCCGCTGATCAATCAAGCTGCTGTAGATAAAGTGAGAAACCAGCTGGATGAAGCAATTGAAAAAGGAGCACGCCTTGAACTAGGTGGTGAAGAGTTTCCAGGCGAAAAAGGATACTTTATTACACCGGTGGTTTTAACCAATGTATCGGACGACATGGCGTGCATGAATGAAGAAACATTTGGACCGCTTGCACCGGTGACAACGTTTAAAACCATTGATGAAGTAATTGAGCGGGCAAACAACTCGCCATATGGACTTGCTGCATACGTTTTTTCGGAAAATATCTCTGAGGCCATCACAATTTCTGAAGGCCTTGAATATGGCATCGTTGGATTAAACGACGGACTGCCTTCTGTTGCTCAGGCTCCTTTTGGCGGCATGAAAGAAAGCGGCCTTGGCCGTGAAGGCGGACATTTTGGAATGGAAGAATTTTTAGAAGTGAAATATATTTCATTGGGTATGTGATGAGAAGCTGTTCCGGCGGATGCCGGGACGGCTTTTTAGCTTTATACAGTTTCTAGCAGTGGGAGTGTCAGGCAAAATTCAAAAATATGACTGTGATGAGCTTTTTTTGATCCCACGTTTTGACACACTGAAAATTAGGGTATTCGAAAAAGACTATGAACTGAAATAGAATGCAACGTGTGTTTTTTCTGTTATCTGTTTCTTCATTTTTCTGTGTCAGGAGGGAAATCCGCTTATGCCATATGCTGCTATCCGTGAAGATCTTTCACTGTACTATCATGTAAAAGGGGAAGGACTGCCAATTGTCTTTATCCATCCGTTTGTGATGGGCCACAATGTTTTTAAACATCAGGAACCCCTTGCTGACAGATATAAAACTATCTTTTATGACCTCGCGGGCCATGGCCAGAGCTCGAAAGGAACAAGTCCTTTATCCATCGAGCTTCTTGCGGAGGACTTGAAGAAACTGCTCGATCAAATTGGCATTGAAAAAGCGGTGGTCTGTGGATATTCGCACGGCGGCCTGGTTGCCCAGGAATTCGCTTTAACATATCCCGAACGGACACTGGCCATAATCTTGTCCGGTGGTTTTTCCGAAATAAATAATCTCACGCCGAAAGTTTTTATTAAATCGGTAATGGCCCTGGCAAAAATCCGGCAAATCGGCCTTGCTGCAAAACTACAGGCAAAGCTGAATAAATGCTTTCCGGAAGATGAGAAAGAGATTTATGAGTACGCCCGAAAATCAGATGCTGCGCGTTCGTATGAATTTTGTAAAACAGGACTGCATTACAAATCCACTAACGCCCTTCACCGATTGAATATGCCGATTCTGCTCGTATACGGATCGCTGGAAAAGCCCATGCATCATTACCGGATTCCTTTTCAGCAGGCGGCGCCTCAAACAGAAGTGGTATATATACAAAACGGAACCCATCAGATTCCACCGAGGTCTTTTTCGGAGTTCAATGCACTTGTGGACCGCTTTTTGCAGCCAATCAAAGAAAGATACATGCAGGAGCAGAAAAAGAAAGAAACGGAGTTCTCCTAAAAGGAAGGAAGATAGATGCAGCTTCAAAAGCATTAAAAAAGATCTGTTTTTTATCCACCAGACAGCTGGACTTTTGATGAAATAACAATGCCAGTGAAGCAAATACAAAACAGCCTTGGGGGTTGCGATGAAGAATTTCGTGCGCTTAATAGGACCGTCTTTAATGATTTTGATTGGGCTGCAGCTGCTGGAAAGTGTCGTTGTCACATTTGTGCTGTTTTACAGCTGGCTGCTGGCTGTGCCGCTCATTGACAAAGCTTTCCCGAAAGAAAGAGTACAGATAACAAAACAAGCCATTGTTTTAGGGCTTGGAAGCGGGCTCTTGTTTTTCCTGTTCGTTTTCGGAGTCCTGAAATGGCTGCATACCTATCTTCTGGATATCGGTGAGCTCCGTGCACTTCTTATGAAATGGGGGTTCACTGGCCCTGGGGAGATCGGGCTGGTCCTGGTGCTTCTCCTTGCAAATCCGATCTTGGAAGAATTGTATTGGAGAGGGTATATGTATGAAAAGCTGAGAGCAAAAGGGAAAGCGGTATACACAATTTTGATGACCGCCTCTTTCTATACGCTTTATCACCTCCTTTCGGTGATCCCGATATTTCAGGGGGTATCCAGCGTTGCAGCGATTCTACCTGTTTTAATTGCCGGGCTTTTCTGGGGATATACAAGAGAAAAAACAGGCTCCATTATCGCAGCCGTAATCAGCCACGTATTGGGAGACCTAGGAATCGTCGCGTCTTACTGGCTTATTCTAAGGTAAAAGTGGACAAATAATATGGTCGATTCAAAATGCGTCCCAGCCATGCAGCGGCAGACTGGGAAGGTGTCTTCATTTGCTTACGGCAGCTGTCTTTTGATTATTAAATCCTGAGCTAAAAAAGAGGATGCAAGGTCAGTTTTAGTCTGCGATCAATATTTGCTGTAAAAACTTCTTCAGACCCGAAAAAAAGGTTTATCGGCATTAGGAGTAAAAAACCGCCTGCTGATCGAATGGCAGACGGTCACGGCTTCGGAGGATATCTCCTGTTTTTTCAAGAAGACCCGAGTCAAGCTTTGCGATGGGCGGAATAGCTCAACTTTTGGATTATGTGCTCAGGATTCTTCAAAGGCGGCGGATATTTTGCGAAACTCTTCTTCATCTTCAATGACGGAAAATTGCTCGTCGTCCTCTATTTTAACAAAAAAGACGTTGATTTTTTCTGTCGTGTTTTCTTGAATGTCTTCGACAAATCCGGCGGCTGCGTAGTCTGTTCCCTCAAGACTTAACGTTTCGAATACTTCAATTTCCCGCTCCTGATCATTTTCATCTACAAATGTAATGATATCGCCGGCTACAATTTTTTCCATTTTTGTTCCCCCCTTGATATCCTTTTATCCTTATTGTTTCTGTTATTTTACCCAATGGTTATCAAAAAAATCTTTTGGTTCACCAACAGATCTTTAGGTACCGTTTCTTTTTTGTTTTTTCTGCGCTATCTGACATGGGGGAAGTTCCCTGTGCTCAATGGCCCTTTAAGCATTCTTCTGTAAGATGAATAAATTCTTATGCTGCGTGGCTGTTATCCGAACTAAAAGTGATATTCCTCTTCGTTACAAGCGGATGTACATGAATAGGATAAATCGCAGCTTGACTTGAACTGTGCTATGGCTAAACCCTGGAACAAGCATATTGCTTGGCAGATTTATCTAAACAATCTACTCTGTAAGAAGAGGTACCCAGCTTCAAACTGAGGAAGTTAAATAAAGGAGGCAGTAGGATGAAAATTACATACCATGGCCAGTCAACAATCTTAATTGAAACAAACGGAAAATCTCTTGTTATTGATCCATTTATTAGCGGAAATGCTGCAGCAAAGGTGAAAGTCGAAGATATTAAAGTAGAGGCTGTTCTTTTGACCCATGCTCATGCTGACCATATTTTAGATGCAGCGCCTATTTCCAAGGCTAATAATGCACCAGTCGTTTCCAACCCTGAATTGGCTGCATACATGTCCTGGCAGGGTGTCGAAACAATTGGAATGAATATTGGCGGTA
The genomic region above belongs to Domibacillus sp. DTU_2020_1001157_1_SI_ALB_TIR_016 and contains:
- a CDS encoding type II CAAX endopeptidase family protein — translated: MKNFVRLIGPSLMILIGLQLLESVVVTFVLFYSWLLAVPLIDKAFPKERVQITKQAIVLGLGSGLLFFLFVFGVLKWLHTYLLDIGELRALLMKWGFTGPGEIGLVLVLLLANPILEELYWRGYMYEKLRAKGKAVYTILMTASFYTLYHLLSVIPIFQGVSSVAAILPVLIAGLFWGYTREKTGSIIAAVISHVLGDLGIVASYWLILR
- a CDS encoding LacI family DNA-binding transcriptional regulator is translated as MKVNIHSVAREAGVSIATVSKVINHTGSISEQTRKKVLAAMDKLNYHRDIAAASLRGKRTNAIGLLVPDISNPFYADIARSIEDRSRELGFSVMMCNTDNDTEKEKNYLSLLTSQRIDGLVVASAFRSTNLLEEMMEKQGVPIVLIASEIPKLSINTVTVDDYKGGYLASSHLLSLGHKRIAIIAENVRSNEPRLAAFKDAMQEAGLPVPDDYIVKTEALIEKGYESAKQLLSLKERPTAIFACNDLLAAGVIQAAKEIDLSIPHGLSVVGFDNTVLSTTTSPMLTTVSQPIKEMGAKAVELLMQEMEASRPYKERLLLSPELIIRQSTASLH
- a CDS encoding iron-containing alcohol dehydrogenase; protein product: MTISTFKIANKLITGDGATSELRNETARLGITKPLIVTDHIIQQTGMLDQIQKNLEGLTVGVFLGVKPEPEFYVVEECRQMFHEGDHDGLIAIGGGSAIDTAKAVSAYAKYEGALTDLVGTDRVEEKGYPLIVIPTTAGTGSEVTNISILSDKKEQVKKGVVSDYLLPDVAIVSPEMTLTMPAGVTAASGIDALVHAIEAYISVHASPITDALAIGAMKMIAVNLPKAYANPNNVEAREQMATASLMAGMAFGNAGVGAVHALAYPLGGRFNIPHGVSNALLLPYVMEWNKIACLERFRDVAAALGEKVDDATDNEAAEKAIKAMSRLCKAVRIPDGLKELGIKESDLDGMAEDASKIDRLLKNNPRLLHKADILEIYQAAYKGGESHALEK
- a CDS encoding DUF1292 domain-containing protein, translated to MEKIVAGDIITFVDENDQEREIEVFETLSLEGTDYAAAGFVEDIQENTTEKINVFFVKIEDDEQFSVIEDEEEFRKISAAFEES
- a CDS encoding sigma 54-interacting transcriptional regulator, translating into MLTLDETIQEALNRLTEKKLESVEIVDENQTVIGMITIEEIRVAIRNGHVLMTLREFFQQPFLHQFLQEQEPGGFHQLLMSKMFSDMINSLYDGVYITDGNGFTVKVNTAYERITGISSEKVIGFHMKDVEKAGYISKSVSIQVIQEKKTLTQMQELANGRKVIVSANPVFGQGQTILYVVSSVRDITELIRLKNEVDELKDNRLETVDVETDHVPFLAEEAESFFTLARKVARKNVTVCLTGESGVGKTMTASYIHHHSTRKNQPFIEVNCGALPANLIEAELFGYVGGAFTGALSKGKKGLVEMAHRGTLFLDEIGDMPLELQVKLLKVLDDFTFTPVGATEAKQVDTRVIAATNRKLEELVKKGQFREDLFYRLTVVPMHIPPLRERTKEIPKLIKHYLEQFNTAHETAIEFSDEALRCLSSYEWPGNIRELKNVIEYIIVTSSSSNIKVEQLPAKVRRAPSFVSSFQGDEIIPLKEATDIVEKQLIKRAMQLHKTTRKAAKALGVSQSTIVAKMKTWSDYNSDQH
- a CDS encoding NAD-dependent succinate-semialdehyde dehydrogenase, with translation MYINGEWLDTEEKIEVVNPATLEVVATVPKAGAKEAKAAVDAASEALPAWKAKTAAERGALLMNWFRLIDEQKEEIGRIMTTEQGKPLAEAIGEVGYANSFISWYAEEGKRIYGETIPASAPNKRIFVSKQPVGVVAAITPWNFPAAMMTRKAAPALAAGCTIVVKPAELTPLTAYKIAELAEEAGIPKGVINVITGDAAAIGETWMADSRVRKISFTGSTKVGKLLMKQAADTMKKVSLELGGHAPFIVTENADLDKAVAGMIASKYRNAGQTCVCANRVFVHESVEEEFVGLLKKAVSELKVGNGLSDGVQIGPLINQAAVDKVRNQLDEAIEKGARLELGGEEFPGEKGYFITPVVLTNVSDDMACMNEETFGPLAPVTTFKTIDEVIERANNSPYGLAAYVFSENISEAITISEGLEYGIVGLNDGLPSVAQAPFGGMKESGLGREGGHFGMEEFLEVKYISLGM
- a CDS encoding alpha/beta hydrolase; translation: MPYAAIREDLSLYYHVKGEGLPIVFIHPFVMGHNVFKHQEPLADRYKTIFYDLAGHGQSSKGTSPLSIELLAEDLKKLLDQIGIEKAVVCGYSHGGLVAQEFALTYPERTLAIILSGGFSEINNLTPKVFIKSVMALAKIRQIGLAAKLQAKLNKCFPEDEKEIYEYARKSDAARSYEFCKTGLHYKSTNALHRLNMPILLVYGSLEKPMHHYRIPFQQAAPQTEVVYIQNGTHQIPPRSFSEFNALVDRFLQPIKERYMQEQKKKETEFS